GAGAAGCACAATTTGTACAAACACAATCAAAACGAAGAGATGGGTGCAGGGAGTGGGGGGTGGGCACAAGTAACAAGGCGGGCTCCCCATGGTGGGACGCTAACAGGACATCCAACGAGCCTCTGGTTGCATTGTTGATCgttatggggaaaaaaaaaaataatactgcTTAGATCGCGGCTGGGCGTTTTGGAAAAGAACCGCAGCCAATTGTTTGCACCGAGAGGAACCTTGAACTTGCCATGGTGACCTACGGCCTGTGACTCATGTCAAGAAATTAGCAGGGATATTAGAGCGGTGCTGGGGGAGGTAAGAGTGAGACTTCAAATAATcggaagatttttttgtttttcttccaaagaGGCTATATAGCATCATAATACACCACTATATAGTCCACTTGGCATCTGTGGGGCCTTCTTCTAATTTCcaatttcttctctttttcctctgtgtccgaaatgagaaaataatcaAGAGGCGGTACATTGTGAGGCTAATTCCAAGTCCGGCGGAAGTCATTAAACCAGGGCGCTCCTGCGCATGCGTACACAAGAGAGAGTCAGAAGGAGAAATCTCCAATTATGGCTCAATGCAGCATCAATTTCAGGGCTAATTATGCGCCTAATGAGCTCACCATCATGCATCCgagcccccctcccttccaactgcccccccccccatccaacCCTCtcaccccgccccccccaTGCTCACACAGCAGCTCTCCATCTGAGCTCGGGCTAACTAATTAAAAATGTCCATGCGCGGCGGCGCTCTCATCTGATTCCCGCAGTGGAAATTAATCCGCCCATAAATGTGTTTGACGGAGGCCCAACTATAGTGCAGGAGATCCGGACCTGGCCCGCACTGCTCTGCTCTCCATGACCGCGTTTTGCATTTTACTTTAGGAGGGGGAGATAGcaagtggaaagaaaaaaaaaaaaaaaaaagaacttctAAAGTGTAGTTAAATTCAGAAGTTGTGAATATAGCTAAATCAAATGTTGGGTGGATTGTATAGTAAGTGCAACTTTAAGAGTTGATTTGAAGAAATGATTTCTGTCATGCTTCAACatggaaaaaatgaataaataaaaatattctacACATGAGTTACTTGCAGAGCAGGaaagaataaattaaaagtcaaacaagaaaaaaaaatgccataaGGTGCATTTGTTGAGATTTTCCATTTAACTTGATGTTCAAATGTTAgactgcaaacagaaaatgtacGTACAAACACCAAAATATGTTGATGATGGGGTGGACAATGACAGGGTGGACATTTTTGGCTACACTTAGCAGTTAATGAGCAAATGGTGGGCCTTCATTTTGCAACGTTGCACTTAGCAAACTGCCGTACAGTGTAAAAACTATGTTGGATGAAGTCAAAATTTCAAAGGGGAAAAACTTTGATcgcgttttaaaatgggcaatTCAAGtaattgtttccttttttgttgGGAAAAGTGTCTCCTGCATTTCAccccaaaaaatacaatttgaggTTTTCTTGCTAAAATGGCACGTTTTAGGCCAAAAGAAAACTGTATTTtccgttttgttttacagtatgtttaaaaaatatagttCTAATTTTTGAAAGGTTTCTTGTTAGAGTTGTCCCAAAGTTACAACATTATGACAGAATGGGAGGCAGTTTCAGAACACATGCTCATATAATTATAGttcatataataaaaaaattagaatattcaGAATGACTTCTTTTATCAAATTGTAgtgaataaaatcaaatatttcattgCGATAGTATCATTGAACTATTTATTACACACTGTCATTATAGCAGAGCTGtattgttataaaacaaagaaagcatTTTGAGAGACTTACTGTTTAGCATGTAAGGGCACTtataagaataataaaataataataatttcattgCTGTTTTCGACTCAACTTTGCATTTATATGCATTGCCATAATCTTTAATTCCTCTAATTCCCCATTTTTTGAGAACATTACTATGTCACTAGAATACAAGGCTGACAAAATGCTGGCTATATTTCTTATTGCATCAAGACTAATTTGCATACTAATGAATAGGAATAACGCCATTAaattgggcaaaaaaaatcctgcgCACTTGATTGAAAGGACCTTACTTTTATGTTTcctttaataattaaatattcaATTGTTTAATAATCCCCCAAGCAGACTTAACACACGCATacctttttatttgatgtcaGCTAATGACAAAAACGCAACAAAATTGTCAGCTCAAGCTCACTTGTGTGTTGTGACACGGCCACAAGTGGCGTGCACGCGCATGGCAGATTTAGAACCACGCCCACAATGGGATTTACCCAATCGCGACGGAGGTTTAGGGGGATCGTGGCCAATGGGAAAGCAGGGGAGGCGTGTCCCGAGCTGCTCCTGAGAGGCGCAGTGAGGAAGCGGAGGCGAGGAGGCTTGTCAGGGGCACGAATGCCACTCGTTGCGCGCGCCTGTAATTTGGGAAGGTGTATGCAGCGCACGGCCGCGTGTTCGCCTTTCCAGGTGGAACTCCGGGAGGAGCTGAGAAAGGGGAACCAAACTGGGACGACTCGGCCGAGCCGGTTCAGGACAGGTGAAATTCCCAGCAGGCGAGGTAAGATCGATTCGCAGGACTGATGTCAAGCAATTAAGTTTCTGCCTCCACGACGAATACAATAATAGcagtattattttaaataagattatttgatcaaattattattattcaaaaaaGACGTGCAAGAGACTTTTCAAAACGCATGTGCATAGCCGATGTTTTTTAGAATTTATACAATGGAGGGGATTATTTATGACACGCAATTAAATTATCATGTTTACTTACAGCCATAATATTTGTTACAGCTGATAAAATAAGTTAGGGCGTCttatacaacttttttttttagaaaaggaaaaaacaaatgcttttttgttgcttattcgtcaaaaaaaatatagaagtGTAAATTTGTACCTTGCCGTCTATTTTCTGCTACACTAAGTGAATACTAGATCGTGTGTACATttgtattataataataataattttaggGGTAGGCCTCCCTTCATTTTGGACAATATTTTCCCTTTACTGTGAAGCAATATTTTCTATGAAATGAATTACAGCAAGAAAGGCACAGGCacactttttgaaatattaatggaaatgtataaaaatgtgCATAAAGTGCTGGTTCATAGTTCTTTATGTTGAATCGTTTCTGAATAGCAGAGATTTTTATTGGTGGTTATAAGAGCTTTGattgatttatattttaaatgaatttcgTTCTGCAGGTGATGGATTTAAGCCTCCACGTCGGACGCAGTCGATCTAAGGAATACCGAGGATatctaaacacacacacgctggatATCTAATATTTCAAGTGAATCTTTCCttcaaaacttaaaaaaatgtatatttattcACCATGTCGAGGAGGCAAAGCGCGTTGCTGATGTGAGAGGAGCACGTCAGGGCCGCATATGCAAGCGAGGACCACCAGCagcatcatcaccatcacaattatcagcagcaacaacagaaACGAACCGGCACCGACATGAAGGAAAAATCGAAAACGGCGGCAAGGACTAGACGGGAAAAGGAGAACAGTGAATTTTATGAGCTGGCTAAAATGTTGCCGCTACCGTCGGCAATTACGTCGCAGTTGGACAAAGCGTCTATCATTCGATTGACCACCAGTTACCTGAAAATGAGGATAGTCTTTCCGCAAGGTGAGCCAACACAACGTGTTCTGCCTATAATATTTTTATCAGCTTTATAGTGGGGCtctatgtttttttaaacactaaaATCCTGAGCAAAAACACCAACCAGGAAAACGCCGACAAAAATTCACAAGCTCGATTTCGCTATAATTCACCAAGAACAAttgaacaaaatcaaattcacAGCAACATTTCTAAATTGCAACATCCAATAAGGttggtatttttaaaaaaacacaaatatttgccGAATGAGCTCAATCACTGCAAGTGGAGGACTTGCCTAAAGTGTATGTGACATTGAGCGAGCTCGCAGCTTTGCAGAAGAAGCAAAGAAAAGACCTCTatcgtcatctttttttttttttcttcttcttccttcgGCAATATAAGCAGCTCTCGGCAGGTTGCGTGACTGCGAGCAAGGCGCAGCTATTACGACGAGGGCCCTGCAGGGCTTGTAATCACCTTAAGCCATATGAGCGCCAGGAAACACACACGATCGCGGCCCTGCATGCAAGAAACATGCAAAACGCTCTCGCCGCTTTctttcgctttttttttttttttttttaatcggttACACGTGAAAAGAGAtgcagtatttttattttattttttaaaagcttcacatttgtcattgttgttgCGCTACGATTGTTCGATTTGTATGATGACGTCATATATTTcagttattcatttttattattattattgcaggTTTAGGTGACGCGTGGGGTCAAACAAGTCGAACGAGACCGTTGGATAATCTTGGACGTGAGCTGGGCTCTCATCTACTACAGGTCCTATCATTTCCTATCCTCACCAATTATGTTCGTCACGATTATTATGCAAAGCGGTTTCTAACAACTGCATGctgctttttgtttattcGTAGACATTGGATGGCTTCATATTCGTTGTGGCTCCAGATGGGAAAATAATGTACATTTCAGAAACGGCGTCCGTGCATTTGGGACTATCGcaggttatttatttatttatttatttatttatttatttatttaaattaatttattttgtcgAATTTATTTATACGAATTAATTAAGTACGTGTTCATGACCGGAGTTGTTCTCCACAGGTAGAGTTGACCGGAAACAGTATTTATGAATATGTGCACCCCGCTGACCACGACGAGATGACAGCTGTACTGACGCCCCATCAGCCCTACCACTCCCATTTTGTACAaggttaaaaaacattttttttaaaatcactaaTCATTGCATCCGGGACCAAAGCGTTTTCTATTCGGTCTGGGTTTCAAACTCATTATTCTTGTCTATTTGCTATGTCATGAGCGTGTCGAGCGACGCAATCATTGGAACAGACGCGTCAGTGTTAAAGTGACGCATGATTGACGCACTGTGTGCGCAAATGTCGCCAAAGTACACACATGGAAGTATTTAGTTGATTTTCTTTAGCCCCCCCCGATTGCTTACCTTAGTAATTTGTGTTATATTCAATATAGGCTTGAATAATTTGCATTTCATGTTTCATATATAACTAACATTTCACAATAGCTAGAAAGTAGCATTTTATTCTTAAGCATTTTAATCctcccattttatttatttgctacaAATGATAATACACAAAATcagaaataattattttcttttcagaatATGAAGTGGAGCGCTCTTTCTTTCTGAGAATGAAATGTGTGTTGGCTAAAAGAAATGCAGGCCTCACCAGTGGTGGATATAAGgtaaatacatttatgaaaTTGTTCCATactgtgaaaaataaatacaaattgtgATCACTTCAAATTTTAaggcaaaattatttttttttaatttgtttggcaaatcaacaaaatatttaaaatttttGCAAGTGCGACAAGTGGAATAAAAGTTTACAGAACTAATTATACCCTCAACTTAAACTGTCAAAACAACTCTGCTTGCTTTGTAGTGCTAACTACCATTTTTGTCATAAATTGCGTGTTCATGTAAAACATATCCCGTTCCAGGTGATCCACTGCAGTGGCTACCTGAAGATCCGTCAGTACAGCTTGGACATGGCCCCCTTTGAGGGCTGCTACCAGAACGTGGGCCTGGTGGCGGTGGGGCACTCGTTGCCCCCCAGCGCCGTGACCGAGATCAAACTACACAGCAACATGTTTATGTTCAGAGCCAGTTTGGACATGAAGCTCATCTTTCTGGACTCCAGGTGAACGAGCAGATGTTTCCAAATGACCATCATTAGCTTACTTTCCAAATGCCACCTAATAATTACAACCACATTTCCCATCTTCTCCAATCGCAGttaaaacatgcaaatatggcgagttttttttttttttaatccaaacatTTCTCCGCAGGGTTGCCGAGCTGACGGGTTATGAGCCGCAGGATCTGATTGAGAAAACTCTGTACCATCACGTACACAGCTGTGACATCTTCCACCTCCGCTGCGCGCATCACCTTTGTGAGTACGCCGACACATGCGGACCATTACGccagcacaaacacacacacaaacacgctaatCTCTGTCATCTGTGTGATTCTTTAATCTCCCCCAGTGCTGGTAAAGGGCCAAGTCACCACTAAATATTACCGTTTCCTAGCCAAGCACGGCGGATGGGTGTGGGTGCAGAGCTACGCCACCATCGTCCACAATAGCAGGTCATCGAGACCCCACTGCATTGTCAGTGTCAACTACGTCCTCACGTGAGTTTACTGGATTTACGAACCCTTAAAACTGACGTTTTATGGGGTCCCCTGAAAAGGTGATTATGCCTTTAAGAGGCGGGGCCTGGTGGAGTGTCACGTGACTTTGGCGAAATTGTCACGGTGTGAGCTAAGACAAACTCGCGTCCTCCTGTATGTGTGATATTATTCTTGCAGCGTTCAATATATCGGCTGAAAAGTGCATCGGCGACGTGTGATGAAGCTGGTGCGGCGTGAACCGCGGTAGAGCACAGGAACACTACATCAATATCAGGCCTCTATACAAATCTGATTTGACGGTGACTGCCGTGTAAGACGGCAGACTGGATACAGTCCGTAATGTAGCCACaccaaacaacacaaatgaaaactCAAGAGGTGCAAAGGGAACTAACACTACATGCAGCGtaatttctttgtttgtgttgttgtcaCTTACTTACTGGCATGTAGTTGTTTATCTAAATCTGTCACGTGTGCACCTGCCTGCTGTACCTGGTGGTTAGACtcaatacatattttttcccttcatgGCACCGTTTGGATAGGCATCACTACAAAATGCAGGGGCCTCAAACTTGAACCCTGTGGAGCGCCATACGACAGTGCGACAGCTAAATAGGATCTGAACCACTCTTGAACGCGCCAACTAATGCCCACGTGATGCTGCTAATTAGCCAACAGAATACTGTGATCCACCGTATCACACACTGCAGTCAGATCCAACAAAACAAGTGTACAGTGTCattaaaaacttttcacgGGGATGACTTAGCATTAAACTGAAAATTGACTGAAAAACCTCTGTGAAGTTATGTTCATTCAggaaatattatatataatatatagatGATTGCATTTTGAAATAGGCGCTAAATTGGAATTGTTAAATGTCGCCTGAATGAGGTAGGTCACTATATAGCCTCTGTTGACAAATCCACCAAACACTGTGGCAGCAGGGCTCGGGGAAGTTGTTGTTATCAGAGCACAAATCACACACAGACCCTTCGAGACGGCAAGACAAACATCGGGGTTGAACCCCATCAAAAAACCTCTACTGCCGCCATCGATCGGCAGTGTAAAGAAAGCAAAGTCGATCGAACGGGCGACTAGGAATCAATAGCTATCTCCCGGCTAGTACACGTTGGATTTGCCTCGTTAGGCTCGACTCATCCACGTGTAACATTTAAGTGCATGTAATGCAAGCACGTGCATGACTATTCAGTTCTTCGCCGCATcttgaagaaaacaacacgACTGCGTTACatttgagagaaaaacaattacTAACAAGCAGCCAACAATGGCCATTAATAAAACATGTCGGGAGCCACACCGGTGGTGCATTTCAGGCGCAAGGTGGTCTGACATTGACCCCGAGGTGGAATTCGGCTAACACAGCTGAGTTTGCACAATGGCCCGGCATTATTGGCTCAGCCACGAGTCAGCGGGGGCGCAGATAGGATGCAGCGCCGCAACTATACCTTGCAAGAGCAAATAACACTCACTCGCTGGTGGCTATCCAAACACAGCCTTTCTCCTGAGGTGTTGTACATAAAGAATGGGTCATATTTAGAGTCCTATTAAAGAGGCTGGCTACGCGGGGTCAGGGATGGGCCACGGGGTTTAAAATGCCAGCCAGCTGCTATTACATACTGTTGATGTGATAAGTTATAAAAGGCTCGTGTTTGCCGAGCACTTGACACGGGAGCCGTTTCGCTCCCCCTGCACTGAGTTCAGTACCGGGACGCTGGTTTAAATTGTCAAAAGTACAAGCATTAAAGTATCGGTCCTTACTTTGAGGCAATACTGGAAGAATagcatttgaaaaatgtgccTCACATCATCGAGTCAACCCATGGCGGGTTCTTTGGCTAAATATGAGCTTTGCGCCTATTTTGTGTTGATGTGTAAAAGGGACACGGAATACAAGGGAATGCAGTTGTCCCTGGACCAAATGTGCCCCACCAAGCCGGCCTTTCCTTACACCGACAGTCTGAACGAGGAGAGGAAGAGCACAAAGTCACGTCTGACCCAGTCAAAAGCGAAAGCCAGAGTGTCGCCCTACCCACAGGTAAGACACTTTGATGGAACTAAACAAAGCGAGCCAGGCTCGAGAGCGCTTCTAATCACATCTTCTGGCTCTGCAGCAGTTCTCGGCTTTCAATCCAGAGCGCTCGGAGTCAGACCAAGACAGCCAATGGGGAGGAAGCCCCCTGACGGAGGCCGCCTCACCTAAATTGTTGGATCCGGGCGAGGCCGCCGAGGCATCGTGCGCCTACCGGCTCTACCCGGACTCTGGCTCCCTGTGCTATGGCTTGGGTCTTCTGGAAGAGGACCTCGCTCACGCCCAGACCCGTCCTCACCCGGCCGCGTGCGATCGGGTCCGATGTCCGAGCGGACGATACTTCCTGGGTGCCCCCCAGTCAGGAAGAGAGGTGTGGTGGGACGCCACCCGCTCCGTGCTGGCCCTTCCGAAAGCATCTGCGGATAACGGCGAGGGCTACGAAATCACGTCCTACCACGCCGCCTTCCACGGTGAGGTGTTAGGGTTGAGGCCGCAACCATCTGTCTCTGCAAATAGCTCATTGAGCCTGGTAGCTGTTTTCCAAATGTTATTATGGGACATGCTAAGTTGTTTATGCCGTCTCTTGCCAGTGTGTCGATTGCTACCATCTGTTCAAAAATTGCCTCAAATTGGAAGCCAAGTAATTTCACAATGCATGGCCCCAAACCACTGTTGTCTGCCAAGACCTTGTATGATTCCATATGCACATTGAGAGCAGAACGCAATCTTTCCAGTGAAATATATCAAAGGTAAATGCAGGCAGGAACACGGTATACCTTCTAACGAGGTTTTTCTTTGATTAAAATAGGGCGAGGCCACTGGGATGAAGACAGCATCATGAGTTCACCGGATGGCGGGGGGTCCACCAGTGATTCCGGCGAGCGCTACCACGGCGACCAATTCCAGGCCAGTCCCCGAGAACCCAGTAAAATGGAGACCCTAATTCGTGCCACGCAGCAGATGATCAAAGAGGAAGAGAACCGTCTTCAGCAGCAAAAACCGACGCTCGACGTCTCCAAGACTCACAGTCCGTGTTTCAACTCGTCGCTCCCGCATCACTCACAGATCAGCATGCCCAGCGTGGTGTGCCGAGGCCCGGGAGCCCCGAGCATTGAGCTCCCCTCCGAGCGCCTCCACCACCGTGTCAAAGTCCCCGGTCCTCTGGACAATGACGAAAACACAACCAGTCCCGGCTCCCTCTCTCGCCTCAGCAGCCCCAGCTCCGACGTCATCCCCAGGTCCGGACTCCCCCTCACCAAAGACTACATGCAGACGGATCTGTCCCCTCATCAGTCACAACCTCAAGGGAGCCCTCTGCTCTACCCGTCCCAGGAGAGGCAACCTCTGGACAGGCAAGCAGCCTACGCATTGACTGGCTATTCCCTGGAACACCTGTACGACCCGGAGAGCCTAAGGAGTTACTCCGGACTGGCCTGCGGAGGAGTCCAGTACGACGTGGCGGCTCACATGAGGATGCAGGCCGAGCAGATGCAGGGACACAAGGCCACGTCTGTGATTATAACCAACGGGAGCTGACAATATCTGATTCTGATGGGTCTCTAAGCAAGGACGCTCCGAGCTCCAGACAGGTGATCTACATGAAGGagcgttttattttgcaagaataaTGACAAAGCGATGCTGGCAGAGCCAAGAGGCAAAGGCCGCCGCTATTTTTCCACTAGAAGGCAAACGAGTGTTATTCAAACGGCGGCGAATGAATTCCCTTCTTCCTGCAGAGGCGACAAAGGTTCTGGTTAAACATCAAGCCGGTGTTTGCGGGCGAAATGTCTCACGCGCAATTGGCTTCCTTGGTTAATCTGTCTTGGATTTCCATCGGCCGTATGAGAATGTGTCGCTCCGTTGCCCCTTGGCCTCCAGCGCGTAAAGACATAGAAATAATGGTTGAGCCAACGTGGGAACGGGCCAGCACATCCCTGGTGTAAAATATCAACGattctttgtatttatttgtcgGTGGGCTGTTTCATGAAGTGCCATTTATTTCATGCTCTTGGTGTTTGACTGACAGCAAGCTGAAGGCTTCTGTTTTGTCCAACTTTTTGTTTATGTAAATCtctctttgaaaaaaaacaccttgttTACATATCAGGatataaatgtttttaccTCATGTAGCATAAGTACAACACGCTTTAAATGCCGCTTCACATGCAATCTGTTTGTcgtatggggggaaaaaatacgcTGAATGTTTTctcttatttaatttatattgtaaATTGCTCACAATGAATGATGGGAGAAGAAGTGAGGAGATTATTTATTGGTTTGAAAAGCTCATTTGAATCTGAATAcagtttcaaaacaaacaagttgTCTGTGTCGATTTTATTCAACTACGTTTTGCAACCGCGAGCGCGCCATGTCCGATCTACCGAGATTTGACACAAGAACTGTATCAAATAATATTATAGATACTTTATATTGTCAGCTTTAAAAATTTCCACAAtgcagaaaaagaaattgagactttttttgatttttctcaGTCAATCGGTAAAAAAAGGTAattatggaagaaaaaaaaagtctagtAATAagactttatttatttgatttcctGTGACGATTAGACGACACGTCTGGCTCCTTTCACTCTCACAGTTTCCATGACATCAAGCGATTTGATTTGCATAAACATAAGACCGCAAGCGCTGCTCACAACATGTCGGCAAGGAGCAGCCAGACGGAAAGGAAAGCTGACGTCCTCGCGTTGCGTGCCCAGATGATGAATTTTCAATTTCTCTTTTGTGGCTGTGGCTggatatataaaaatatttactctATTATGTACATCCGCTTGTAAGCTCTTGTTTGGGATGTCATTTTAATACAGGAGGAAATTAGTTCCACCAGTTTACTATTTTTATGGTTCTGATATTAAAGGATTAGCCAGGATACCAGACGCCCCCTAGTGGTAAGACATCACCTGAAAGATGTAAAGGTATCAGCAAGCattcagatgaaaaaaaaaaaatactatttctctttccttttaaaatatttacttttatatAGCAGAGTTGATTCCAAATGTTCTTTTCTGTGGGGCACCAGAATTTAGTTTTGACTGACTTTATCGTTTTTGTTATCGTCATAGAGCGGTTGACAACGCAATGAAGTTTTTATATACTGTGAACTCGGTCATTTCAAGGAGGTTTGTTCACAGTAAAAGGAATACGCTGTAAAGTTTAACTCGAGACATGCTTTGAGGGACACTGTAACCTCtcgaatttaaaaaaaaataaataaaaaattacagAAGCTGGCTTTCTTCATGGACAGGTTCTTCCAAAGCAGTAAAAATCACACGTGTTACGCCTGCTCTTCGCATTTCGACCAAAATGTGCGAATTATCTGCGAGTCTGAACCCGGACGCAGTCTGGAGGCAAAACTTGCATCAGTCACGTCTGACGCGAGCATGTGAAGCTCTGCCAGACATCACCGCTGCTCCACGAGCGGGATCGCAGATGCTAAAGAACGGCGTAAAATTTTAGCTGTGTGAGGACTGCGCTCGTATTTCAAGCTGATTTGTTGGAATAttacaaaagctttttttttttgttgagtgATGTGCCCTCCGTGCTTTTACACTTGGCTTCACATGGGGCTAAACATGGGCCATTTGCCCGGGCCCCTTTTCTTCCCGCGCACCCTCGAGAGCACTCAACCGCCGCACTACAAGCCTTCTATTGTAACACAATAAATGAAGGTACTTccagaaacaaaaatatcagtATCTTGAATGCAAAATTGCTCCTCCGAGGGAGGTGTGATACAAAGTACGGAAAGCAACAATATGGCGGAATGACGGTtagctagcattagcatttaaGCTTCAAAGTTGtatacagaaaaacaaaaattaaaatatatttcctcCACATCCGTGGCCTTATTAGATAAGTTCGGCCCACAGGTGGCAAGTCTCAATGTCAACTTGATTGATTTCAGGACCGGCGTTGAGGGACGATTGCATATTCATACGTCAATTTAAGCCCGGCGCTAGGTGGGGAGTCGTCCTCAAGTTGCCGCTCGACCGGAAAACGTTTCAATATGTGAGCTTCCGTGAAGcataaaaatctgatttttgattttctttgtaGCTCTTATATGAGTTTTTGTTTAGTACACAAGTGCATGTTGGGAAAATGAACGAATCAAGCGAACAGGTCTTGAATAAACATTCAATCGGGGGTAGCCGGCAAAACCTGAGCCGCAGG
The Syngnathus acus chromosome 24, fSynAcu1.2, whole genome shotgun sequence genome window above contains:
- the LOC119118194 gene encoding single-minded homolog 1-like isoform X1, with amino-acid sequence MKEKSKTAARTRREKENSEFYELAKMLPLPSAITSQLDKASIIRLTTSYLKMRIVFPQGLGDAWGQTSRTRPLDNLGRELGSHLLQTLDGFIFVVAPDGKIMYISETASVHLGLSQVELTGNSIYEYVHPADHDEMTAVLTPHQPYHSHFVQEYEVERSFFLRMKCVLAKRNAGLTSGGYKVIHCSGYLKIRQYSLDMAPFEGCYQNVGLVAVGHSLPPSAVTEIKLHSNMFMFRASLDMKLIFLDSRVAELTGYEPQDLIEKTLYHHVHSCDIFHLRCAHHLLLVKGQVTTKYYRFLAKHGGWVWVQSYATIVHNSRSSRPHCIVSVNYVLTDTEYKGMQLSLDQMCPTKPAFPYTDSLNEERKSTKSRLTQSKAKARVSPYPQQFSAFNPERSESDQDSQWGGSPLTEAASPKLLDPGEAAEASCAYRLYPDSGSLCYGLGLLEEDLAHAQTRPHPAACDRVRCPSGRYFLGAPQSGREVWWDATRSVLALPKASADNGEGYEITSYHAAFHGRGHWDEDSIMSSPDGGGSTSDSGERYHGDQFQASPREPSKMETLIRATQQMIKEEENRLQQQKPTLDVSKTHSPCFNSSLPHHSQISMPSVVCRGPGAPSIELPSERLHHRVKVPGPLDNDENTTSPGSLSRLSSPSSDVIPRSGLPLTKDYMQTDLSPHQSQPQGSPLLYPSQERQPLDRQAAYALTGYSLEHLYDPESLRSYSGLACGGVQYDVAAHMRMQAEQMQGHKATSVIITNGS
- the LOC119118194 gene encoding single-minded homolog 1-like isoform X2, whose amino-acid sequence is MKEKSKTAARTRREKENSEFYELAKMLPLPSAITSQLDKASIIRLTTSYLKMRIVFPQGLGDAWGQTSRTRPLDNLGRELGSHLLQTLDGFIFVVAPDGKIMYISETASVHLGLSQVELTGNSIYEYVHPADHDEMTAVLTPHQPYHSHFVQEYEVERSFFLRMKCVLAKRNAGLTSGGYKVIHCSGYLKIRQYSLDMAPFEGCYQNVGLVAVGHSLPPSAVTEIKLHSNMFMFRASLDMKLIFLDSRVAELTGYEPQDLIEKTLYHHVHSCDIFHLRCAHHLLLVKGQVTTKYYRFLAKHGGWVWVQSYATIVHNSRSSRPHCIVSVNYVLTDTEYKGMQLSLDQMCPTKPAFPYTDSLNEERKSTKSRLTQSKAKARVSPYPQFSAFNPERSESDQDSQWGGSPLTEAASPKLLDPGEAAEASCAYRLYPDSGSLCYGLGLLEEDLAHAQTRPHPAACDRVRCPSGRYFLGAPQSGREVWWDATRSVLALPKASADNGEGYEITSYHAAFHGRGHWDEDSIMSSPDGGGSTSDSGERYHGDQFQASPREPSKMETLIRATQQMIKEEENRLQQQKPTLDVSKTHSPCFNSSLPHHSQISMPSVVCRGPGAPSIELPSERLHHRVKVPGPLDNDENTTSPGSLSRLSSPSSDVIPRSGLPLTKDYMQTDLSPHQSQPQGSPLLYPSQERQPLDRQAAYALTGYSLEHLYDPESLRSYSGLACGGVQYDVAAHMRMQAEQMQGHKATSVIITNGS
- the LOC119118194 gene encoding single-minded homolog 1-like isoform X3, with amino-acid sequence MTAVLTPHQPYHSHFVQEYEVERSFFLRMKCVLAKRNAGLTSGGYKVIHCSGYLKIRQYSLDMAPFEGCYQNVGLVAVGHSLPPSAVTEIKLHSNMFMFRASLDMKLIFLDSRVAELTGYEPQDLIEKTLYHHVHSCDIFHLRCAHHLLLVKGQVTTKYYRFLAKHGGWVWVQSYATIVHNSRSSRPHCIVSVNYVLTDTEYKGMQLSLDQMCPTKPAFPYTDSLNEERKSTKSRLTQSKAKARVSPYPQQFSAFNPERSESDQDSQWGGSPLTEAASPKLLDPGEAAEASCAYRLYPDSGSLCYGLGLLEEDLAHAQTRPHPAACDRVRCPSGRYFLGAPQSGREVWWDATRSVLALPKASADNGEGYEITSYHAAFHGRGHWDEDSIMSSPDGGGSTSDSGERYHGDQFQASPREPSKMETLIRATQQMIKEEENRLQQQKPTLDVSKTHSPCFNSSLPHHSQISMPSVVCRGPGAPSIELPSERLHHRVKVPGPLDNDENTTSPGSLSRLSSPSSDVIPRSGLPLTKDYMQTDLSPHQSQPQGSPLLYPSQERQPLDRQAAYALTGYSLEHLYDPESLRSYSGLACGGVQYDVAAHMRMQAEQMQGHKATSVIITNGS